One genomic window of Garra rufa chromosome 24, GarRuf1.0, whole genome shotgun sequence includes the following:
- the sec61g gene encoding protein transport protein Sec61 subunit gamma, which produces MDQVMQFVEPSRQFVKDSIRLVKRCTKPDRKEFQKIAMATAIGFAIMGFIGFFVKLIHIPINNIIVGG; this is translated from the exons ATGGATCAGGTTATGCAGTTCGTGGAGCCCAGCAGGCAGTTCGTCAAGGACTCCATCAGACTCGTGAAAAGATGCACAAAGCCAGACAGAAAAG AATTCCAGAAGATTGCGATGGCAACAGCAATTGGATTCGCCATCATGGGCTTCATTGGATTCTTCGTCAAACTCATCCACATCCCCATCAACAACATCATTGT TGGTGGTTGA